The Streptomyces sp. ALI-76-A nucleotide sequence CAGGGGCAGCACCGCGACCGTGCGCTGCCCGGCGGCCGAGACGGCGCGCGAGACGTTCACGCCCTTGCCGCCGGGGTCCATGCGCTCGCCGGTGGCGCGGATGACCTCACCGCGCTCCAGCGAGGGGACCTCGTAGGTGCGGTCCAGGGACGGGTTCGGGGTGACGGTGAGGATCATGCGCGCACTACTTCCGTGCCGCCGCGCTCGATCGCGGTGGCGTCTTCGGGGCTCAGCCCGCTGTCGGTGATCAGCAGGTCCACGTCGCTCAGGGCGCCGAAGCGGGCGAAGTGCTCCTGGCCGTGCTTGGCGGAGTCGGCGAGCAGCACCACGCGGCGGGCCGCGGCCATCGCCGCCCGCTTGACCGCGGCCTCGGCGAGGTCGGGGGTGGTCAGACCGTGTTCGGCGGAGAAGCCGTTGGCCGCCACGAAGAGGACGTCGGCCCGGATCTCGCCGTACGCCCGCAGCGCCCAGGCGTCCACGGCGGCGCGCGTACGGTGCCGTACGCGCCCTCCGACGAGGTGGAGCTGGATGCCGGGGTGGTCCGCGAGGCGGGCCGCGATCGGCAGGGAGTGCGTGACGACGGTGAGCGAGGCCTCCAGCGGGATGGCGGCGGCCACCCGGGCGACCGTCGTCCCCGCGTCGAGGACCATCGTGCCCTCGGTGGGCAGTTCGGCGAGGGCCGCCTTGGCGATGTGGTCCTTCTCGTCGGCGGCCGTCGTCTCGCGCTCGGCGAGGTCCGGCTCGAAGTCCAGGCGGCCGGCCGGGATGGCCCCGCC carries:
- a CDS encoding DeoR/GlpR family DNA-binding transcription regulator, which encodes MYAPERQQEILRLARDGGRVDVVSLAEEFQVTAETIRRDLKALDRAGLLRRVHGGAIPAGRLDFEPDLAERETTAADEKDHIAKAALAELPTEGTMVLDAGTTVARVAAAIPLEASLTVVTHSLPIAARLADHPGIQLHLVGGRVRHRTRAAVDAWALRAYGEIRADVLFVAANGFSAEHGLTTPDLAEAAVKRAAMAAARRVVLLADSAKHGQEHFARFGALSDVDLLITDSGLSPEDATAIERGGTEVVRA